The Epinephelus lanceolatus isolate andai-2023 chromosome 8, ASM4190304v1, whole genome shotgun sequence genome includes a window with the following:
- the LOC117258612 gene encoding uncharacterized protein LOC117258612 isoform X2 — translation MELLANLEIYIPVEAEVKSIPIRSLPKSVLRRIGLPLSDSEGSRKLTDSAEGIWICPVIMRMKGQKCATNTGNSVVENMSSLLGKEFRAQPGPFQMSFVSANPTAYKVLKDNIPGKNVSTHTSHLTSPLPHGTASQTYEDAVVIYHGNVYLSARRPSQRRSQRETRDPQPASLSSIPSASDLSSKSQKKHGSSEASIEPTDTKPKRKKLRVILPQTSSKQLKDCLIKKDHLSTTDRELLNDHRPHSDKEKDVTHRASDLSSSKTAHSVLQSTDSLHKVDSHKDADGEQSAEKAAGTGPAWLQPQGEQEEVFNNDSGECELRDLGNKEADYIQIGSGESDSIVGIVEQRSNQSWTRRESQGAAHAFTSLLECDFKGLAEEEAIDRMKAKLRKQEATLNSLPSS, via the exons ATGGAGCTCCTTGCCAATCTAGAGATCTACATCCCAGTGGAAGCTGAGGTGAAAAGCATCCCTATACGGAGCTTACCAAAGTCAGTGCTTAGACGAATTGGCCTCCCTCTGTCTGACTCTGAGGGCTCCAGAAAGCTCACAGACTCTGCAGAAGGCATATGGATTTGTCCAGTAATCATGCGGATGAAAGGCCAGAAATGTGCCACCAACACAGGGAACAGTGTGGTGGAGAACATGTCCTCACTGCTGGGCAAAGAGTTTAGGGCTCAGCCGGGTCCCTTCCAAATGTCCTTTGTCTCCGCCAATCCCACAGCTTACAAGGTACTGAAGGACAACATACCTGGAAAAaatgtctccacacacacatctcatcTCACCTCCCCATTACCTCATGGCACAGCATCGCAGACATATGAAGATGCTGTTGTCATTTACCACGGAAACGTTTACCTGTCTGCCAGGAGGCCCAGTCAAAGACGGAGTCAACGAGAGACTCGTGATCCACAGCCAGCGTCTCTGTCTTCCATTCCTTCAGCATCAGACTTGTCATCTAAAAGCCAGAAGAAG CACGGCTCTTCGGAGGCTTCTATTGAACCTACAGACACAAAGCCAAAAAGGAAGAAACTACGTGTCATTTTGCCCCAAACCTCCTCGAAACAGTTAAAGGATTGTCTCATAAAAAAAGATCATCTCTCCACCACAGACCGG GAGCTGCTTAATGACCACAGGc CCCACAGTGACAAGGAGAAGGATGTGACACACAGAGCAAGTGATTTATCCTCATCCAAAACTGCACATAGTGTCCTTCAGTCCACTGACAGTCTACACAAAGTGGACAGTCATAAAGATGCTGATGGAGAGCAGTCTGCAGAGAAAGCAGCAGGCACAGGGCCAGCGTGGCTTCAGCCTCAgggggagcaggaggaggtgtTCAACAATGACAGTGGTGAATGTGAGCTACGGGACCTGGGCAATAAGGAAGCTGACTATATTCAAATTGGCAGTGGTGAATCTGATAGCATAGTTGGTATTGTAGAGCAAAGAAGCAACCAGAGCTGGACCAGGAGAGAGTCTCAGGGTGCAGCTCATGCCTTTACGTCACTACTGGAGTGTGACTTCAAGGGGCTGGCAGAGGAGGAGGCGATTGATCGAATGAAGGCCAAACTCAGAAAGCAAGAAGCTACTCTCAACAGCCTGCCCTCTTCATAA
- the LOC117258612 gene encoding uncharacterized protein LOC117258612 isoform X1, with the protein MELLANLEIYIPVEAEVKSIPIRSLPKSVLRRIGLPLSDSEGSRKLTDSAEGIWICPVIMRMKGQKCATNTGNSVVENMSSLLGKEFRAQPGPFQMSFVSANPTAYKVLKDNIPGKNVSTHTSHLTSPLPHGTASQTYEDAVVIYHGNVYLSARRPSQRRSQRETRDPQPASLSSIPSASDLSSKSQKKHGSSEASIEPTDTKPKRKKLRVILPQTSSKQLKDCLIKKDHLSTTDRELLNDHRPKEKHTTCKVTHSDKEKDVTHRASDLSSSKTAHSVLQSTDSLHKVDSHKDADGEQSAEKAAGTGPAWLQPQGEQEEVFNNDSGECELRDLGNKEADYIQIGSGESDSIVGIVEQRSNQSWTRRESQGAAHAFTSLLECDFKGLAEEEAIDRMKAKLRKQEATLNSLPSS; encoded by the exons ATGGAGCTCCTTGCCAATCTAGAGATCTACATCCCAGTGGAAGCTGAGGTGAAAAGCATCCCTATACGGAGCTTACCAAAGTCAGTGCTTAGACGAATTGGCCTCCCTCTGTCTGACTCTGAGGGCTCCAGAAAGCTCACAGACTCTGCAGAAGGCATATGGATTTGTCCAGTAATCATGCGGATGAAAGGCCAGAAATGTGCCACCAACACAGGGAACAGTGTGGTGGAGAACATGTCCTCACTGCTGGGCAAAGAGTTTAGGGCTCAGCCGGGTCCCTTCCAAATGTCCTTTGTCTCCGCCAATCCCACAGCTTACAAGGTACTGAAGGACAACATACCTGGAAAAaatgtctccacacacacatctcatcTCACCTCCCCATTACCTCATGGCACAGCATCGCAGACATATGAAGATGCTGTTGTCATTTACCACGGAAACGTTTACCTGTCTGCCAGGAGGCCCAGTCAAAGACGGAGTCAACGAGAGACTCGTGATCCACAGCCAGCGTCTCTGTCTTCCATTCCTTCAGCATCAGACTTGTCATCTAAAAGCCAGAAGAAG CACGGCTCTTCGGAGGCTTCTATTGAACCTACAGACACAAAGCCAAAAAGGAAGAAACTACGTGTCATTTTGCCCCAAACCTCCTCGAAACAGTTAAAGGATTGTCTCATAAAAAAAGATCATCTCTCCACCACAGACCGG GAGCTGCTTAATGACCACAGGcccaaagagaaacacacaacatGTAAAGTAACCCACAGTGACAAGGAGAAGGATGTGACACACAGAGCAAGTGATTTATCCTCATCCAAAACTGCACATAGTGTCCTTCAGTCCACTGACAGTCTACACAAAGTGGACAGTCATAAAGATGCTGATGGAGAGCAGTCTGCAGAGAAAGCAGCAGGCACAGGGCCAGCGTGGCTTCAGCCTCAgggggagcaggaggaggtgtTCAACAATGACAGTGGTGAATGTGAGCTACGGGACCTGGGCAATAAGGAAGCTGACTATATTCAAATTGGCAGTGGTGAATCTGATAGCATAGTTGGTATTGTAGAGCAAAGAAGCAACCAGAGCTGGACCAGGAGAGAGTCTCAGGGTGCAGCTCATGCCTTTACGTCACTACTGGAGTGTGACTTCAAGGGGCTGGCAGAGGAGGAGGCGATTGATCGAATGAAGGCCAAACTCAGAAAGCAAGAAGCTACTCTCAACAGCCTGCCCTCTTCATAA
- the igf3 gene encoding insulin-like growth factor 3, whose translation MNILLTIGLLESVDSDRMCSACCPAATPQTLKVFCVWVCMFYSTMCLAAWPLSSEAAKLRCGSDLLSDLIFVCGDRGIYLGKGTWSGYGTRPRGKGIVDQCCRPAGCELQHLEMYCAKPKSQQHTTAYPATTTALPTTTLADTAQQFQVVFQKRLSEHLGPPNGPKREAYRRRTQPSLRRKNKVSSSRRRVKTRSTTNRPPLTSRRPLHRMTTFES comes from the exons ATGAATATCCTGTTG ACTATAGGTCTCCTGGAGTCAGTCGACTCTGACAGGATGTGCTCTGCATGCTGCCCAGCTGCCACTCCACAGACACTGAAG GTGTTCTGTGTTTGGGTGTGTATGTTCTACTCCACTATGTGTCTGGCAGCCTGGCCGCTGTCCTCAGAGGCAGCCAAACTCCGCTGTGGTTCTGATCTCCTTAGTGACCTCATATTTGTGTGTGGGGATCGTGGAATCTATTTAG GTAAAGGTACGTGGTCTGGTTACGGCACTCGGCCCAGAGGGAAGGGTATTGTTGACCAGTGCTGTCGGCCAGCTGGCTGTGAACTTCAGCATCTGGAGATGTACTGTGCCAAACCAAAGAGCCAGCAGCACACCACAGCTTACCCAGCCACAACCACAGCACTGCCTACCACTACACTGGCAGACACG GCACAGCAGTTCCAAGTAGTATTTCAAAAAAGACTTTCTGAACACCTGGGGCCCCCCAACGGACCAAAGAGGGAAGCTTACAGAAGGAGAACACAGCCTTCTCTCAGAcggaaaaacaaagtttcatCATCCCGCAGGAGGGTTAAAACAAGAAGCACCACCAACAGGCCTCCCTTAACCTCTAGGCGTCCCCTTCATAGAATGACAACATTTGAATCATGA